A genomic segment from Bradyrhizobium sp. ISRA430 encodes:
- a CDS encoding DUF3540 domain-containing protein, with the protein MTMPIRATSNDILAMAERLLEPGHHTARVVSVSEDGSAVVVEVAGARHTATVALGCLVRPMPQDAVLLFTNVEQVFIVTVLERTAPNGGMVSLPGERSMSIECETITIAARQRLSLRAGSIDLQTKLLAVLADKGTWIGKLYTLIADRFRCSARIQEASAEQFTVKAVERVAVIERIDTLQTETQAIRVTGIASEMAHSKVIAVSEDLRLDGKRVTVA; encoded by the coding sequence ATGACGATGCCGATCCGTGCCACAAGCAACGACATATTGGCGATGGCCGAGCGCTTGCTTGAGCCTGGGCATCACACCGCCCGTGTCGTGTCGGTCAGCGAGGATGGCTCTGCGGTCGTAGTCGAGGTCGCTGGCGCCCGTCACACGGCGACGGTCGCCCTTGGCTGCCTGGTTCGGCCCATGCCACAAGACGCGGTGCTGCTCTTCACCAACGTGGAGCAAGTCTTTATCGTCACTGTGCTGGAGCGGACGGCTCCCAATGGTGGGATGGTCTCCCTGCCCGGGGAGCGCAGTATGTCGATTGAGTGCGAGACCATCACGATCGCCGCACGCCAGCGCCTGTCCTTGCGTGCCGGCAGTATCGATTTGCAGACTAAGCTGCTCGCTGTGCTCGCGGACAAAGGCACCTGGATCGGCAAGCTCTACACGTTGATCGCGGACCGTTTCCGATGCTCAGCCCGGATCCAGGAAGCGAGCGCCGAGCAATTTACGGTAAAAGCGGTCGAGCGTGTCGCGGTGATCGAGCGTATCGACACATTGCAGACCGAAACCCAGGCCATTAGGGTCACCGGCATTGCCTCCGAGATGGCGCACAGCAAGGTCATCGCGGTGAGCGAGGATCTCCGCCTCGATGGCAAGCGCGTCACGGTTGCATAG
- a CDS encoding pentapeptide repeat-containing protein translates to MSIDLLLQSIDHQFPVRKANLDGETLSGLRLNDGVVLSSSFRGSQFTRARLTGMTFQDCDFRGASFADAYLDKCTFVDCHAGGSDWRRARLTQSTFMTSDFGQSDFGETRLSQTTAMRCVLARTILSKATLSQSALMDCDLANVVLDNATLTNAAITQADLRSAQLTGLRCDTVHFSECDLSERNLSGLMLARANLSGAKLRGANLSGTDLSGSVLTGASLVGADLSGATAPNTLFVRADLQAARLRNADLTHCIFVEARLDGCDLSGTQLGTAVFTRASARRASFACADMSYALMHHAMVDGSDFSGSRFLRTDFHCASTEGSRFATQHGSVLNTVPERAVAELYDASRVIPLYGVS, encoded by the coding sequence ATGTCAATTGATCTCTTATTGCAGTCGATCGACCATCAGTTCCCCGTACGCAAAGCTAACCTCGATGGCGAGACACTATCTGGACTACGCCTGAACGATGGCGTTGTGCTGAGTTCCTCTTTTCGCGGCAGCCAGTTCACGCGTGCCCGCCTGACCGGCATGACGTTTCAGGACTGCGATTTCAGGGGCGCTTCCTTCGCCGATGCTTACCTTGACAAGTGCACATTTGTGGATTGCCACGCTGGCGGATCCGACTGGCGGCGGGCGCGCTTGACCCAGTCGACGTTCATGACATCAGATTTCGGCCAGAGCGACTTCGGCGAAACGCGGCTCAGCCAGACGACAGCGATGCGTTGCGTGTTGGCCCGGACGATCCTGAGCAAGGCCACCCTATCTCAAAGCGCTCTCATGGATTGTGACCTCGCCAATGTCGTGCTCGACAACGCCACGCTGACGAACGCCGCCATAACGCAGGCTGATTTGCGTAGTGCGCAGCTCACGGGACTGCGCTGCGACACGGTCCATTTCTCCGAATGCGATCTGTCGGAGCGGAATCTCTCCGGGCTGATGCTCGCGCGAGCGAATCTGAGCGGTGCCAAGCTGAGAGGCGCAAACCTGTCCGGAACAGACCTGTCCGGCTCCGTGTTGACGGGCGCGAGCCTCGTGGGCGCCGATCTCTCCGGCGCGACCGCCCCGAACACACTGTTCGTCAGGGCTGACCTGCAAGCCGCCAGGCTGCGCAATGCCGATTTGACGCATTGCATCTTCGTAGAAGCGCGCCTCGACGGCTGCGATCTTTCCGGCACTCAATTGGGAACAGCCGTTTTCACACGTGCATCGGCCAGGCGCGCCTCGTTTGCCTGCGCCGACATGTCGTATGCGCTGATGCACCACGCCATGGTCGACGGCAGCGATTTTTCCGGCTCGCGATTTCTGCGAACTGACTTTCACTGCGCGTCGACCGAAGGCAGTCGGTTCGCGACCCAGCATGGGAGTGTCTTAAACACTGTGCCGGAACGCGCCGTCGCCGAACTCTATGATGCAAGCCGCGTCATCCCTCTCTATGGAGTGAGCTAA
- a CDS encoding DUF2169 domain-containing protein, with amino-acid sequence MPILVKPRTLGLLTKCEPCRPGASLIISVFAMFDLANPGADRLQSEQELWVMAAKELPLGTPLDIGMPKPQAELLIGGHAAAPEERTTERMMLGWTLGPIQKHVLVTGDRYWQMTTSGWRPTAVQPFQQMPLTRQRAFGGPGYAANRVGAGHEALRRSMAGELVALPNVESPEHAIQFIDTIAPPATFGPIAIDDQERLQYAGTYDATWLQSVAPALASDADPRLFLFAPPDQRLSGFICGGEPYALQNFSAEHPLIEGRLPTFRVRCFIGWRDAMRGVTELQTHIDTLWLFAGARRGVMIYRTAIAVQELDGSDVGDVIVAYERQSEPPRPFDHYLNVRRLRLDPASASRYAFSEHQLAPEISAVERARRVARRRHLAEERSARQLASMRLALDQEFARIELPPSLRPTIEIPSIEPSSIPELLPEELESGEIELDEILDALDTVQAKAESDVDKLDAQYEPIRAAYEKIASGNAESSDIDALLAAISSTDAAQSIDASFAQAPPFAELPDADPGFMGDIKDKLARAKNWRDEILDTARPSLDEQKQFELAHARFFNLAAGRPLEPIRSAVSDDTFSLPDVPALVLPEEARSVKPEAPTRLTIDEILAQIEASDPPPDAAQRARTALTDAEAALRRGLPALPSDDGAPFGALSAPHRTASADEPAAGIAAAKTQSTKALTDLRTEIDKAEGQLAAGIAAARLASPKPLKPDTMLAPAVARALGDLVEEEFRRGGPVAGRDLAAADLSGRRFANADFSGAFLERAKLNGTNLAGAKLMKAALTGATLINADLSATDLTEANLGEADCRGTRFAGSQLVRTNLLGARMVGACFDQAHLGELQVLRVPMIGATLRSAQIRQCSFIKAVLDNTDWGDAVLERGQFIDLSLSGASFAGARLEQTCFLKVAAAQLDLSNAQFDQVSFVGDIDLRDARFGRSSAEALSFQTANLSGADFTMARLNGAYFGKSTLACATFRMTSLKRAVFTANDLRGSDFYAANLLEAHLNQANLAGASLRHANLYGADLMDASLVATDLSNANIDRTVLMVTRHVN; translated from the coding sequence ATGCCCATTCTTGTAAAGCCCCGCACGCTAGGTCTGTTGACCAAATGCGAGCCTTGTCGTCCAGGGGCGAGCCTCATCATTTCGGTCTTCGCGATGTTCGACCTCGCGAACCCGGGCGCCGATCGTCTGCAGAGCGAGCAGGAGCTTTGGGTGATGGCCGCGAAGGAGCTTCCGCTCGGCACCCCTCTCGACATCGGCATGCCCAAGCCGCAAGCCGAGCTGCTCATCGGCGGACATGCGGCGGCGCCTGAGGAACGGACGACCGAGCGGATGATGTTGGGCTGGACACTCGGACCGATCCAGAAGCACGTTCTGGTGACGGGCGACCGTTATTGGCAGATGACCACCTCCGGCTGGCGACCGACAGCCGTGCAACCGTTCCAGCAAATGCCGCTCACGCGCCAACGCGCGTTTGGCGGGCCCGGCTACGCGGCGAACCGGGTCGGCGCGGGCCATGAGGCTCTCCGCCGCAGCATGGCCGGCGAACTGGTGGCCCTGCCCAACGTCGAAAGCCCCGAGCATGCGATTCAGTTCATTGACACGATCGCACCGCCGGCAACCTTCGGACCAATCGCGATTGATGATCAGGAGCGCCTACAATACGCGGGAACCTATGACGCCACGTGGCTGCAATCAGTTGCCCCCGCTCTGGCGAGCGATGCCGATCCGCGCCTTTTTCTGTTCGCGCCACCAGACCAGCGCTTGAGCGGCTTCATCTGCGGCGGAGAACCCTACGCGCTGCAGAACTTCTCCGCCGAGCATCCGTTGATCGAAGGCCGCCTGCCGACCTTTCGCGTGCGCTGCTTCATCGGCTGGCGCGATGCGATGCGTGGCGTCACGGAACTGCAGACGCACATCGATACCCTGTGGCTGTTCGCGGGAGCCCGCCGCGGCGTCATGATCTATCGCACCGCGATTGCGGTGCAGGAATTGGACGGCAGCGACGTTGGCGACGTTATCGTCGCTTACGAGCGACAAAGCGAGCCGCCGCGGCCGTTCGATCATTATCTGAATGTCCGGCGGCTGCGGCTCGACCCGGCGAGTGCCTCACGCTATGCATTTTCGGAACATCAACTTGCCCCTGAGATTTCGGCTGTCGAACGCGCACGCCGCGTCGCGCGGCGTCGCCATTTGGCCGAAGAGCGCTCAGCGCGGCAGCTGGCCTCCATGCGCTTGGCGCTCGATCAGGAGTTCGCGCGTATAGAGCTTCCGCCTTCGCTGCGTCCGACGATCGAGATACCGTCGATCGAACCGTCAAGCATTCCGGAATTGTTGCCGGAGGAACTCGAGAGTGGCGAGATAGAATTGGACGAGATCCTCGACGCCTTGGACACGGTCCAGGCCAAGGCAGAATCTGATGTCGACAAGCTTGACGCTCAATATGAACCAATCCGAGCGGCGTATGAAAAGATTGCCAGTGGCAATGCCGAATCGAGCGATATCGACGCGTTGCTTGCCGCAATCTCGTCCACGGACGCCGCGCAGTCGATCGACGCAAGCTTTGCGCAAGCTCCGCCGTTCGCTGAGCTTCCGGACGCTGATCCGGGCTTCATGGGCGATATTAAAGACAAGCTCGCGCGAGCGAAAAACTGGCGTGACGAAATCCTTGATACGGCAAGGCCATCGCTCGACGAGCAAAAGCAATTCGAACTCGCGCATGCTCGGTTTTTTAACTTGGCAGCTGGACGACCGCTCGAGCCGATACGCAGCGCCGTATCGGACGATACTTTTTCTCTTCCCGATGTTCCCGCACTGGTCCTGCCGGAAGAAGCGCGGAGCGTTAAACCCGAGGCGCCGACGCGCCTGACCATTGACGAGATACTGGCGCAGATCGAAGCCTCCGATCCACCGCCTGACGCCGCCCAACGCGCGCGTACGGCACTCACCGATGCTGAAGCGGCGCTCAGAAGGGGCCTTCCTGCGTTACCGTCCGATGATGGCGCGCCGTTTGGCGCCTTGAGTGCTCCGCATCGAACCGCAAGCGCTGACGAGCCCGCAGCTGGGATCGCCGCAGCGAAGACGCAATCTACGAAAGCGTTGACTGACCTACGGACCGAGATCGACAAAGCGGAAGGGCAGTTGGCAGCTGGCATAGCCGCGGCAAGGCTTGCCTCACCCAAGCCGCTCAAGCCTGACACGATGCTGGCACCGGCTGTCGCACGCGCGCTGGGTGATCTGGTGGAAGAGGAGTTCCGACGCGGCGGCCCGGTTGCTGGTCGGGATCTCGCCGCCGCCGACCTCTCCGGGCGAAGGTTCGCGAACGCGGACTTCTCCGGCGCCTTCCTTGAACGCGCGAAGCTGAACGGGACCAACCTGGCCGGTGCGAAACTGATGAAAGCCGCGCTGACCGGCGCAACGCTCATCAACGCTGATTTAAGCGCCACCGATCTCACCGAAGCCAATCTCGGTGAAGCCGACTGCCGCGGAACGCGTTTCGCGGGCAGCCAGCTTGTCCGCACCAATCTTCTCGGTGCGCGCATGGTGGGCGCATGCTTTGACCAAGCGCATCTTGGCGAGCTCCAAGTTTTGCGAGTGCCGATGATCGGGGCAACCCTCCGCTCTGCGCAAATACGTCAATGCTCCTTCATCAAAGCCGTCCTCGATAACACGGATTGGGGGGACGCCGTCCTCGAGCGCGGACAATTCATAGATTTATCGCTGTCTGGTGCGAGCTTTGCTGGCGCGCGACTTGAGCAAACCTGCTTTCTCAAGGTGGCAGCGGCCCAACTCGATCTCTCGAACGCGCAATTTGACCAAGTCAGCTTCGTCGGCGACATCGATCTGCGCGATGCCCGGTTCGGCCGTAGCAGCGCCGAGGCGCTCTCCTTTCAGACGGCCAACCTCAGTGGCGCAGACTTCACCATGGCTCGACTGAACGGTGCCTATTTCGGCAAGTCGACGCTGGCGTGCGCCACCTTCCGAATGACCTCGCTGAAACGCGCGGTCTTCACCGCCAACGATCTGCGCGGCAGCGACTTCTATGCGGCCAACCTGCTCGAGGCGCATCTCAACCAGGCCAACCTAGCCGGCGCCAGCCTGCGCCATGCAAATCTCTATGGCGCAGACCTGATGGATGCTTCCTTGGTCGCGACGGATTTGAGTAACGCAAATATCGACCGCACGGTCCTGATGGTCACGCGCCATGTCAATTGA
- a CDS encoding trehalose-6-phosphate synthase, with protein MNLVVVSNRVAGSNALEPRTGGLEAALVPVVQQSGAIWVGPRRPSEAEPPVMPLGVGKLVRVDLPAEDYRNYYEGFSNSELWPALHSLTERVSSSAGGYNSYRKINALMADALLEYRDRDAFWVHDYHFFTLGAELRNRGVERPIGFFLHTPWPAPDVQLVPHHRELIESMLAYDLVGFQTDEDRQNFLACVRADLDLTPSEDSVVISHRGGITRCQVFPIGIDTEKFAKYAADASSNADVSSLLEGLDREKLAVGVDRLDYTKGLDNRVRAINHALNKDPRSISLLQIATFSRSGIKSYDDYQQDVARLVDDVNVRHGADGWVPIRHETKPQSQPVLAGLYRAARVGVVTSLRDGMNLVAKEYVAAQDPSKPGVLVLSKFVGAAKELDGALLIDPNDIEDIAEKISIALSMSLPERICRWEKMMAKLRAYPIQKWSAHFICELEKIRTEKLARQSPRDVGESSSSKRKVEGRLAGGGSHFDLPRQWTFPAFGVRARILDEDFEPLVGLGGQQGPQPRMSAIDLSPWVPLGFDHGVRSVSVPDSVRDELVTPGSPPRSSQPSHLYVHGRAYAAVSPATRREATLTNPSGTTIALTVPVGAEPYWSSSTGVTASLASARGASSSAMAGPGEEEQLPDFGDVVGDNWTHSDWHDGKKQVPAHLEDALRERGRLPTARGEEVTIFQIHRHLYAAELKGDRYYLTYHPSG; from the coding sequence GTGAATCTCGTCGTCGTCTCGAACCGGGTTGCCGGCAGCAACGCCCTTGAACCAAGGACAGGCGGGCTTGAGGCCGCGCTGGTTCCCGTGGTGCAACAATCCGGAGCGATTTGGGTGGGGCCGAGGCGCCCGTCGGAGGCTGAACCGCCAGTAATGCCGCTCGGCGTAGGTAAGCTCGTGAGGGTGGATCTGCCTGCCGAGGATTATCGCAACTATTATGAGGGCTTTTCGAATTCGGAACTATGGCCGGCGTTACATTCGCTGACGGAACGGGTCTCCTCCTCGGCAGGTGGTTATAATAGCTATCGCAAAATCAACGCCCTCATGGCGGACGCGCTGCTCGAGTACAGAGACCGGGACGCGTTCTGGGTGCATGATTATCATTTCTTCACGCTCGGCGCTGAGTTGCGTAATCGGGGCGTCGAGCGACCGATCGGCTTCTTCCTGCATACGCCATGGCCGGCGCCCGACGTGCAGTTGGTACCGCATCACCGCGAACTGATCGAATCGATGCTTGCGTATGATTTGGTAGGCTTTCAGACCGACGAGGACCGGCAGAATTTCCTTGCCTGCGTCCGTGCCGATCTCGACCTCACACCCAGCGAAGACAGTGTTGTGATTTCACACCGTGGTGGCATCACAAGATGCCAAGTATTTCCGATCGGCATAGATACAGAAAAATTTGCAAAATATGCTGCAGACGCGAGTTCGAATGCCGATGTCTCGTCGCTACTGGAAGGTCTCGATCGTGAGAAGCTTGCCGTCGGCGTCGACCGGCTCGACTACACCAAGGGTCTCGACAATCGCGTTCGGGCTATCAATCACGCTTTGAACAAAGACCCGCGCAGCATCTCCCTTTTGCAGATCGCGACCTTCTCACGATCCGGCATCAAAAGCTACGATGACTATCAGCAGGATGTCGCGCGTCTTGTCGACGATGTCAATGTTCGCCACGGCGCGGATGGCTGGGTGCCGATCCGTCACGAAACGAAGCCTCAGAGTCAGCCGGTGCTCGCGGGTCTGTACCGCGCCGCACGTGTCGGCGTGGTAACATCGTTGCGTGACGGGATGAATCTCGTAGCGAAAGAATATGTTGCCGCGCAAGACCCCAGCAAACCCGGCGTGCTCGTTTTGTCGAAATTTGTCGGCGCGGCCAAGGAACTCGACGGCGCGCTGCTCATCGATCCCAACGACATCGAAGACATAGCAGAGAAGATTTCGATCGCACTTTCAATGTCACTGCCCGAGCGCATCTGCCGCTGGGAGAAGATGATGGCGAAGCTTCGAGCGTATCCCATCCAGAAATGGTCGGCGCACTTTATCTGCGAGCTGGAGAAAATTCGGACCGAGAAACTCGCAAGGCAGAGCCCGCGGGATGTGGGGGAGTCCAGCAGTTCGAAACGAAAGGTCGAGGGGAGATTGGCCGGAGGCGGAAGCCATTTTGACCTGCCGCGGCAATGGACATTCCCCGCATTCGGTGTGCGGGCTAGAATATTAGATGAGGATTTCGAACCACTCGTCGGCTTAGGTGGACAGCAGGGCCCCCAACCTCGGATGTCGGCGATAGATCTTAGCCCTTGGGTTCCCTTGGGCTTCGATCACGGCGTGCGATCGGTTTCGGTACCGGATTCCGTGAGAGACGAATTGGTCACCCCCGGTAGCCCGCCGAGGAGTTCGCAGCCGTCACATCTTTACGTCCATGGCCGGGCCTATGCGGCGGTGTCGCCGGCAACGAGAAGGGAGGCAACTTTGACCAATCCGTCGGGCACTACCATTGCTCTTACCGTTCCAGTTGGAGCGGAGCCCTACTGGTCGTCAAGCACAGGCGTCACAGCCTCACTGGCATCCGCGCGAGGGGCATCGTCGTCTGCCATGGCAGGGCCCGGGGAGGAGGAGCAACTGCCGGATTTCGGAGATGTGGTCGGCGATAACTGGACCCACAGCGACTGGCACGACGGTAAGAAACAGGTTCCGGCGCACCTGGAGGATGCACTACGTGAACGAGGGCGGCTGCCGACCGCGCGCGGCGAAGAAGTTACGATTTTCCAAATTCACCGTCACCTCTACGCGGCCGAGTTGAAAGGTGATCGCTATTATCTCACGTACCACCCTAGTGGCTGA
- a CDS encoding M35 family metallo-endopeptidase gives MDTYLDDARIINIDSYINYNLSSLINSSGPNGVEIRGTPQQLHNYEDIVARDHERAKGFVRFTIQKLEAYLDPVTREDVEQDVRAALGRYFGIAGTSKQDVADIREILANYRKVHSYLNRDEPLTRAQRLKAWFVDFPLYRIRPKSNGTLAYVRGGPIHWPDWRIVPRSLRSRSVSSGWSGLVLFLAGVSAYQRGVATLRGGRSVEERYVERAAALGAVLFGGFATSLIGGSYGVNKLRRLTSESGINLHEGHFAYSDRFRSSTVVHEATHLLLGTDDHAYEHEPRFGQLSTTQHITNADSYGRFAERVSRS, from the coding sequence ATGGATACTTATCTCGACGACGCCCGGATCATCAACATCGACAGCTATATCAATTATAACTTGTCGTCGCTGATCAATTCTTCAGGCCCCAATGGGGTCGAGATACGCGGAACGCCTCAACAATTGCACAACTACGAAGACATTGTTGCGAGAGACCATGAACGGGCGAAGGGCTTTGTTCGCTTCACCATCCAGAAGCTGGAAGCCTACCTGGATCCCGTCACGCGTGAAGACGTGGAGCAAGACGTGAGAGCGGCACTGGGCCGATATTTTGGTATCGCGGGCACGAGCAAACAGGACGTCGCCGACATCCGAGAAATCCTCGCGAACTACAGGAAGGTGCACAGCTATCTCAATCGCGACGAGCCACTAACGCGAGCGCAGCGTCTTAAGGCGTGGTTTGTCGATTTTCCTCTTTATCGGATCCGGCCGAAATCCAATGGCACGTTGGCTTACGTCAGGGGCGGCCCCATCCACTGGCCGGATTGGCGTATCGTTCCGCGGTCACTGCGGTCCCGTTCGGTTAGCTCGGGATGGTCGGGTTTGGTGCTGTTTCTGGCGGGAGTGAGTGCCTACCAACGCGGTGTTGCGACGCTCCGTGGCGGCAGGTCAGTTGAGGAACGGTACGTAGAGCGTGCTGCGGCGCTAGGTGCGGTGTTGTTCGGCGGATTTGCCACGTCATTGATCGGCGGGTCTTATGGGGTAAATAAACTCAGGCGCTTGACTTCCGAGAGCGGGATCAATCTGCATGAAGGGCACTTCGCCTACTCCGATCGCTTCCGATCCTCAACCGTCGTGCACGAGGCAACACATCTGTTGTTGGGCACCGACGACCATGCCTACGAGCACGAACCGAGATTCGGTCAGCTATCGACAACCCAACACATAACCAACGCCGATAGCTACGGCCGGTTCGCTGAAAGGGTCAGCCGCTCATGA
- a CDS encoding inositol monophosphatase family protein, whose protein sequence is MAQYAVTADDADVYLSFAAELADSVRPIALSYFRTPLDVVAKSDASPVTIADRAVELRLRERIEARFPEHGIIGEEIGAKPGGAFTWIVDPIDGTKSFISGFPLFGTLIALTYQQQPFCGLIDIPFTGERWMAKPSVARFGDGLARTSACESVADARFYTTSPDMFRKGEMEPFERLSRVARMRRFGGDCYISANGC, encoded by the coding sequence ATGGCCCAATACGCCGTCACGGCAGACGATGCCGATGTCTATCTGTCATTCGCCGCCGAGCTCGCGGATTCGGTCAGGCCCATCGCGCTGTCCTATTTCCGCACGCCGCTGGATGTCGTTGCCAAGTCCGATGCCAGCCCGGTGACGATCGCCGATCGAGCCGTCGAGTTGCGTCTTAGGGAAAGGATCGAGGCGCGCTTTCCGGAGCACGGCATCATCGGCGAGGAGATCGGAGCCAAGCCCGGCGGAGCGTTCACCTGGATCGTTGACCCGATCGACGGCACCAAGAGCTTTATCAGCGGCTTTCCCTTGTTCGGCACGCTGATCGCGTTGACCTATCAGCAGCAGCCGTTCTGCGGCCTGATCGACATCCCCTTTACGGGCGAGCGGTGGATGGCGAAGCCCAGCGTGGCGCGGTTTGGCGATGGATTGGCTCGGACCAGCGCATGCGAGAGCGTCGCCGACGCGCGCTTCTACACCACATCGCCTGACATGTTCCGCAAAGGCGAGATGGAGCCATTCGAGCGGCTGTCGCGAGTTGCGCGGATGCGCCGATTCGGCGGCGATTGCTACATCTCCGCAAATGGCTGTTGA
- a CDS encoding recombinase family protein, protein MEGYTIHNILASELCVGRMTYNVTTKRLQGRAIKNPESAWARFQAFEPIVPPAQFRKAQERLAVGNRPWDKEKIVASLKRLLDRNEHLYQRLLNSTKGAPSADTVDRHFGSLCAAYAAAGYDPTTRMFFGNNGLDGGCGHHGAAAASCCEGRISNRLIERCPDLPCPKHIRHRFGSLANALRKACLPRTKPLRDTARRMETQGRRRRRRIYPWRPLERRGVTFGDPVSRVVILFDRHVQLML, encoded by the coding sequence TTGGAGGGATACACCATACACAACATTCTCGCCAGCGAACTCTGCGTGGGACGGATGACCTACAATGTCACGACGAAGAGATTGCAGGGCCGCGCGATAAAGAATCCGGAATCGGCTTGGGCGCGTTTTCAGGCATTCGAACCGATTGTGCCGCCGGCACAATTCCGCAAGGCACAGGAGCGTCTGGCTGTCGGCAATCGCCCTTGGGACAAAGAGAAGATTGTCGCCTCACTGAAGAGACTGCTTGATAGAAACGAGCACCTATACCAACGGCTACTCAACAGCACAAAGGGTGCTCCGTCTGCGGACACCGTCGATCGCCACTTTGGCTCGCTTTGTGCTGCCTACGCCGCTGCGGGCTACGATCCCACGACCAGGATGTTTTTTGGAAACAACGGACTGGACGGAGGCTGCGGTCATCATGGGGCTGCAGCAGCTTCATGCTGCGAAGGCCGGATCTCGAACCGGCTTATCGAACGCTGCCCGGACCTGCCATGTCCCAAACATATCCGCCATCGCTTCGGATCTCTCGCGAATGCACTGCGCAAGGCGTGCCTGCCCCGCACCAAACCATTGCGAGATACAGCGCGACGGATGGAAACGCAGGGAAGACGGCGGCGGCGACGAATATATCCTTGGCGTCCGCTGGAGCGACGCGGAGTGACTTTCGGTGACCCGGTCAGCCGCGTCGTAATCCTGTTTGACCGCCATGTGCAGCTTATGCTCTAG
- a CDS encoding NtaA/DmoA family FMN-dependent monooxygenase (This protein belongs to a clade of FMN-dependent monooxygenases, within a broader family of flavin-dependent oxidoreductases, the luciferase-like monooxygenase (LMM) family, some of whose members use coenzyme F420 rather than FMN.): MSSVNSMLHLGLNLHGAGGHSAAWRWPGTNPSAFFDIEHYVRAAKIAEHGLLDAVFLADTPAISSDITHQPPLNGLEPTLVLAVIARETERIGLIATASTTYNEPYNLARRFQSLDVISRGRVAWNAVTTSSPATVANFGGREIGRADRYRRAEDFVETVRALWLSWSAEMVIADQAAGVYADQSQFRLLDPATNSFGIRGPLTHPASLQGHPVIVQAGGSDPGLRLGARSADVVFAAAGDLSTALQEAERLRALSRQFGRPAAPLILPGLVTCIGGTEEEAARRKENLDGLLDLERAIVALARSMGVAVEKLSLERPIPEEILPTADDVPFSVGHHRTIETLARQGRTVREIISSVQAFGHRLLVGAPEQIADSIEAWFRAGAVDGFNIIPDVLKDGTSAFVDNVVPILQKRGLFRKEYRGQTLREHFGLSIPFEPARATASSPL; the protein is encoded by the coding sequence ATGTCTTCGGTTAACTCCATGCTTCATCTTGGCTTAAATCTTCATGGTGCTGGTGGTCATTCCGCCGCGTGGCGCTGGCCGGGCACAAATCCAAGCGCCTTTTTCGACATCGAGCACTACGTCCGCGCTGCGAAGATCGCGGAGCATGGTTTGCTGGATGCTGTATTCCTCGCCGATACCCCCGCGATAAGTTCCGACATTACGCACCAGCCGCCGCTTAATGGGCTCGAACCGACGCTGGTTCTCGCTGTGATTGCACGAGAAACGGAGCGAATTGGCCTGATTGCGACGGCGTCAACTACCTACAACGAGCCATACAATCTTGCCCGGCGCTTCCAATCGCTCGACGTCATCAGCCGCGGCCGCGTTGCGTGGAACGCGGTCACGACGTCGAGTCCGGCGACGGTTGCAAACTTTGGCGGTCGAGAGATCGGGCGAGCGGATCGCTACAGACGTGCGGAGGACTTCGTTGAAACGGTCCGTGCTCTCTGGCTGAGCTGGAGCGCCGAGATGGTCATCGCCGATCAGGCTGCGGGTGTTTACGCAGATCAGAGTCAGTTCCGCCTGCTCGATCCCGCTACCAATAGTTTCGGCATCCGAGGCCCACTTACGCATCCCGCCTCGCTCCAAGGCCACCCAGTCATTGTTCAGGCGGGCGGTTCGGATCCCGGACTACGGCTTGGCGCCCGCAGTGCAGATGTCGTGTTTGCGGCAGCCGGGGACTTGTCAACGGCTCTGCAGGAGGCAGAGCGCTTGCGCGCGCTCTCTCGGCAATTCGGCCGCCCTGCGGCTCCGCTCATCCTGCCAGGCCTTGTCACCTGTATCGGGGGCACCGAGGAGGAAGCGGCTCGTCGCAAGGAAAACCTTGACGGACTGCTCGATCTGGAGCGCGCCATCGTCGCTCTTGCACGAAGCATGGGCGTGGCGGTCGAGAAGCTCAGCCTCGAAAGGCCAATCCCGGAGGAGATTTTGCCTACTGCAGATGATGTTCCGTTTTCTGTCGGTCACCATCGCACGATTGAGACTCTGGCGCGTCAAGGTCGGACGGTTCGCGAAATCATTAGCAGCGTTCAAGCGTTTGGCCACCGCTTGCTCGTGGGTGCACCCGAGCAGATCGCGGACTCGATTGAAGCATGGTTCCGCGCTGGCGCGGTTGATGGTTTCAACATCATTCCGGACGTGCTGAAAGATGGCACTTCAGCGTTTGTCGACAATGTGGTGCCCATCCTGCAGAAGCGCGGGCTCTTTCGCAAAGAATATCGGGGGCAGACGCTGCGAGAGCATTTCGGGCTTTCCATTCCTTTCGAGCCGGCACGAGCCACAGCTAGCTCACCGTTATGA